Proteins from a single region of Pyrus communis chromosome 6, drPyrComm1.1, whole genome shotgun sequence:
- the LOC137737241 gene encoding uncharacterized protein, whose amino-acid sequence MAEGKLDLPDDLLSSKPSDQSWTSKVEASGGNDGKKVLIGSSDDSKDPAASESSIPLSPQWLYAKPSESKLEMRGPISLGNSTDSNQKEGWRLEGSDDKKDWRRPATESENSRRWREEERETSLLGGRRDRRKPERRVDSVPVRDTTDNRALPASERWHDGRTSAHEARRDSKWSSRWGPEDKEKESRTEKKTDVEKEDNHINSDNQSLGGNNRSASERESDTRDKWRPRHRDVHTGGSNSYRAAPGFGTEKGRVEGSNLGFTLGRGKASGVGRSSAGVIGSAPSGKIGSIPGKPRHSADSFCYPRGKLLDIYRQRKLDLSFATMPDEMEESPPTTEVGYMEPLAFLAPDGEEEAILSDIWKGKITSSGVAYNSFRKGRSTENSTGGGDLEAVDGVLGILPNILQEAANADDYGSSQNSGAQRNVLDDKDANHKEWETKSSPGKDRDGLSLTFQKTNGICSDVETEGGSRQIADSSFSVHSLSNDIEFGTSDIISKLPDDSNTLYAFGSSEQNLNNNCQVKELERDVPPEDLCLYYLDPQGVVQGPYLGVDIISWFEQGFFGTNLLVRLADTPEGTPFKELGEVMPHLKAWDGHRSIVNPTSNIEESSSSLGNIESSLPSSAPVSEMTTTFVGNDLRRPLPELNSLSAQHIQLRNSEPEAPKQLPHSRGQGFNDFDAEDEDIVFPGIPGTTGYSTARSFGTIHDSIANSSSHLHPTELTESGVPIQNDNKLHPLGLLWSELEGSQTKHVKPANTPSSMGRAVPFGAISDPAVLADAWSDVHRKNSASDTDLYQDMVAPHQLAQMKQEPNHFDLAELLTPQQNRQQQLQQRNILSSFGHLNDAVLEHLPGQNLIHQQLANHSSADLDHLWALQMQQHREAQLQQHHQLQQQQFHQQQKLLQEQQSKVQQVLLEQLLRGQMHDPALRQPHVDPVRANNVLEQVLLEQRRLHELQQRSHHIPRHVDPSLEQLIQAKFGQSPPQGHQADFLDLLSRAQHEQIQSLEDQMQARQLPVGMRQRVEEERHGGSVWPADESNQFLRTHGGAQRAHSSGFSPLDFYQRQQRPSHEEQLSQIDRNLSLQDRLQQGFYEPGSHPFERSMSLPAGAQGMNLDAVNAMARAQGLDMHDSLGRMPSGGQLGTFSSGIHSHNPHHPLPNQFHASQLDAIEGHWTEKNEQLENDWMDSRFQQLHINAERQKRESEIKIPSQDRALWMSDGLNEEHSKRLLMELLHKKSGHQPAESLNVNNGMFSDKRPSSGMYSGSSSSNHPFSLHADHEAGLNNSFRVGSYGSDHMEIPQEERASIVESNEKLMHRSDSGALVERESFLDGINATSQPIYTNSNMIIKSSINKEVLELDGWKRGTKSEGIIRGQAFGIQERMVEQAGLGAPDYEERSAIALNMLSSSGVSGGNVGFHSDKIGRSNSFAEETTRERVPAPSKSQDNILLRRPPVSSASASQEGLSELLPNPVFRGKSASAAPDGGRQDPVNHGSDALPPSSKKEMHFHRTSSTSDADVSEASFMDMLKSNTKKIAPMDAHAAAGEDAMQGNRSGKKKGKKGRQIDPALLGFKVTSNRIMRGEIQRMDD is encoded by the exons ATGGCGGAAGGCAAGCTCGATCTTCCCGACGATCTCCTCTCCTCTAAGCCGTCCGATCAGTCCTGGACCTCCAAAG TTGAAGCCTCTGGAGGAAATGATGGAAAAAAGGTGCTTATCGGGTCATCTGATGACTCAAAAG ATCCAGCTGCCTCAGAGAGCAGCATACCTTTGTCCCCCCAGTGGCTTTATGCCAAACCCAGTGAGTCTAAGTTG GAAATGCGTGGGCCAATTTCCCTTGGAAACTCCACTGATAGCAACCAGAAGGAAGGTTGGCGTTTGGAAGGATCTGATGATAAAAAAGATTGGAGGCGGCCTGCCACTGAAAGTGAAAATAGCCGCCGTTGGCGCGAAGAGGAAAGAGAAACTAGCTTGCTTGGTGGTAGAAGAGACCGAAGGAAACCAGAACGCCGTGTCGACAGTGTTCCAGTGAGAGACACAACTGACAATAGGGCACTGCCTGCATCTGAAAGGTGGCATGATGGCCGTACCTCTGCACATGAAGCACGACGTGATAGCAAATGGTCATCGAGGTGGGGTCCtgaagacaaagaaaaggagTCTCGAACTGAAAAGAAAACAGATGTGGAGAAGGAAGATAATCACATTAACAGTGACAACCAATCCCTTGGAGGTAATAACCGTTCAGCTTCTGAGCGCGAGTCAGATACTCGGGATAAATGGAGGCCACGCCATAGGGATGTTCACACTGGTGGGTCAAATTCTTACCGTGCTGCACCTGGATTTGGAACTGAAAAAGGAAGGGTAGAGGGTTCAAATTTGGGATTTACCCTTGGAAGAGGGAAGGCATCTGGCGTTGGGAGATCATCTGCAGGTGTTATTGGCTCTGCTCCTTCTGGAAAGATTGGAAGTATCCCTGGGAAACCTAGGCACTCAGCTGATAGTTTTTGTTACCCAAGGGGAAAGCTTCTTGACATTTATCGTCAGCGAAAGCTTGATCTATCATTTGCTACCATGCCAGATGAGATGGAAGAATCACCCCCTACAACTGAAGTAGGCTATATGGAACCATTAGCTTTTCTTGCCCCTGATGGCGAAGAGGAG GCCATCCTTAGTGATATATGGAAGGGAAAGATTACAAGTAGCGGGGTAGCATACAATTCATTTAGAAAGGGAAGATCAACTGAAAACAGCACAG GTGGGGGAGACTTGGAAGCTGTTGATGGAGTTCTGGGTATTTTACCCAATATCTTGCAGGAGGCTGCAAATGCTGATGATTATGGGTCTTCACAGAATTCTGGTGCACAAAGGAATGTGCTAGATG ACAAAGATGCCAATCATAAAGAATGGGAAACAAAATCTAGTCCAGGAAAGGACCGTGATGGATTGTCTTTAACATTTCAGAAAACTAATGGCATCTGCAGTGATGTTGAGACTGAAGGTGGCAGTAGGCAAATTGCAGATTCTTCTTTTTCCGTCCATTCTTTGTCTAATGACATTGAGTTTGGCACTTCTGACATAATATCAAAACTTCCTGATGATTCAAATACTCTATATGCTTTTGGCTCATCTGAGCAGAATCTGAATAACAACTGTCAGGTGAAAGAGTTAGAAAGGGATGTCCCTCCTGAGGATTTATGTTTGTATTACCTTGATCCTCAAGGGGTGGTTCAGGGACCATATTTGGGGGTAGACATTATTTCATGGTTTGAACAAGGGTTTTTTGGGACAAACTTGCTTGTTCGCTTGGCAGATACTCCTGAAGGAACACCTTTCAAAGAATTGGGGGAGGTCATGCCACATCTGAAAGCTTGGGATGGGCATAGGAGTATTGTAAATCCAACTTCTAATATAGAAGAATCAAGTAGCTCCTTAGGGAACATAGAGTCTAGCTTACCTTCTTCCGCTCCAGTTTCAGAAATGACTACTACATTTGTAGGGAATGACTTACGGCGGCCGTTGCCTGAACTAAACAGCCTTTCAGCTCAGCATATTCAACTTAGAAATTCTGAGCCTGAAGCTCCAAAACAACTGCCACATTCCAGGGGTCAAGGCTTTAATGATTTTGATGCAGAAGATGAAG aTATTGTGTTTCCAGGAATACCTGGAACCACCGGCTATTCTACTGCAAGATCTTTTGGAACCATTCATGATTCTATTGCAAATTCTAGTAGCCACCTTCATCCAACTGAGTTGACGGAATCCGGTGTGCCTATTCAGAATGATAACAAGTTGCACCCCCTTGGCTTGCTTTGGTCTGAGCTAGAAGGCAGTCAAACGAAACATGTCAAGCCAGCCAATACGCCTTCTAGCATGGGGAGGGCTGTTCCATTTGGTGCAATTTCTGATCCAGCGGTTCTTGCTGATGCATGGTCTGATGTTCATAGAAAAAATTCAGCCTCTGATACAGACCTCTATCAGGACATGGTAGCTCCTCACCAATTGGCACAGATGAAACAGGAACCCAATCATTTTGATTTAGCTGAGCTGCTTACGCCACAGCAAAATCGACAACAGCAACTCCAACAGCGAAATATTTTGTCTAGTTTTGGACACTTGAATGATGCAGTATTAGAGCATTTGCCAGGTCAGAATCTCATCCACCAACAGTTAGCCAACCATTCTTCAGCAGATCTGGATCACCTTTGGGCACTTCAGATGCAACAGCACCGGGAGGCTCAGCTCCAGCAACATCACCAACTGCAACAGCAGCAGTTTCATCAACAGCAGAAGCTTTTACAGGAGCAACAGTCCAAAGTACAACAGGTGCTACTGGAACAATTACTGCGTGGTCAAATGCATGATCCTGCGCTTAGGCAGCCACACGTTGATCCTGTCAGAGCAAACAACGTTCTTGAACAGGTTCTATTAGAGCAGCGCCGTCTGCATGAACTCCAACAACGGTCTCACCATATTCCAAGGCATGTTGATCCATCTTTGGAGCAGCTTATCCAAGCGAAGTTTGGTCAGTCGCCACCACAAGGACATCAAGCAGATTTTCTTGATCTACTGTCTCGTGCGCAGCATGAACAAATTCAATCATTGGAAGATCAGATGCAAGCCAGGCAGTTACCAGTGGGAATGAGGCAGAGGGTGGAAGAAGAGAGACACGGTGGTTCCGTCTGGCCAGCAGATGAATCAAATCAGTTTCTGAGGACCCATGGTGGTGCTCAGCGAGCTCACTCTTCCGGATTTAGTCCTTTAGATTTTTATCAGAGGCAACAGCGGCCATCCCATGAGGAGCAGCTTAGTCAAATTGACCGTAATCTTTCATTGCAGGATCGACTTCAGCAAGGGTTTTATGAGCCTGGCTCTCATCCATTTGAGCGGTCTATGTCACTGCCTGCTGGGGCTCAAGGGATGAATTTGGATGCTGTAAATGCTATGGCTCGTGCTCAGGGTTTGGATATGCATGATTCCCTTGGACGAATGCCATCAGGTGGTCAATTGGGAACATTTTCATCCGGCATCCATTCTCATAATCCTCATCACCCTCTTCCTAACCAATTTCATGCTTCACAGTTGGATGCAATTGAGGGTCACTGGACCGAGAAGAATGAACAGCTAGAAAATGATTGGATGGACTCTCGGTTTCAGCAGTTGCATATTAATGCTGAGCGGCAGAAAAGGGAGTCAGAAATCAAAATTCCTTCTCAAGATCGAGCTTTATGGATGTCAGATGGATTGAATGAAGAGCATTCAAAGAGACTATTGATGGAGTTACTCCATAAAAAATCAGGCCATCAACCTGCCGAGTCATTGAATGTCAATAATGGCATGTTCTCTGATAAAAGGCCATCATCTGGCATGTACTCTGGTTCAAGCTCTTCTAATCATCCATTTAGCCTTCACGCAGACCATGAAGCAGGTCTAAATAATTCATTTCGAGTAGGATCCTATGGTTCAGATCATATGGAAATTCCACAGGAAGAGCGGGCCAGCATTGTGGAAAGCAATGAAAAGCTGATGCACAGATCTGATTCTGGAGCATTGGTTGAGAGAGAGTCATTCTTGGATGGCATTAATGCTACGAGTCAGCCAATTTACACAAATTCTAACATGATTATTAAGTCATCCATCAATAAAGAGGTTTTGGAGTTGGACGGGTGGAAGCGTGGAACGAAGAGTGAGGGGATCATTAGGGGCCAAGCGTTTGGTATTCAAGAACGAATGGTCGAACAAGCAGGGTTGGGTGCTCCAGATTATGAGGAGAGGTCAGCAATTGCCCTTAACATGCTTTCGTCATCTGGTGTTTCAG GTGGTAATGTAGGCTTTCATAGCGACAAGATTGGCCGAAGTAATTCCTTTGCAGAAGAAACGACCAGGGAACG
- the LOC137738364 gene encoding BAG family molecular chaperone regulator 6-like codes for MDPFFRRHWHNFAPQHQYQQTNFTPQHQYPQKARQVPVQRRADPSPKVVSIPVQYVGLERRRSDSALKIQKAFRGFLVRKSVRKIAAIRVEVGEIEKRISKREAVELMRRDAKERLKVNETLMNLLLKLDSVKGVDSGVRDVRRAVIKKAIALQEKVDSSVAENPQIDQTLELQSESPVNSDETQNSQSLELESAAEPQIETVPHGNAWGCREEEDSVSDSESSGSSCEDSPNPMEDGVEDVKVVEREEAAEEEGAGEIVKDDENKRSSSRELLERVAEDNAKMMGMMEELFEKNQMQTRMLSSLSQRVEQLERALVCERLRRRKRRHAAATADFVSK; via the coding sequence ATGGATCCATTCTTCAGAAGGCATTGGCACAATTTCGCCCCACAACATCAGTACCAGCAGACCAATTTCACGCCACAACATCAGTACCCGCAGAAGGCGAGGCAAGTCCCGGTTCAGCGCCGAGCGGACCCGTCGCCGAAGGTGGTCTCGATCCCGGTTCAGTACGTCGGGTTGGAGCGCAGGCGGTCCGATTCGGCGCTGAAAATCCAGAAGGCGTTCAGAGGGTTCCTGGTGAGGAAAAGCGTGAGGAAGATCGCCGCGATCAGAGTCGAGGTCGGCGAGATCGAGAAGCGGATTTCTAAGCGTGAGGCGGTGGAATTGATGAGGAGGGACGCCAAGGAGCGGCTGAAGGTGAACGAGACGCTGATGAACTTGCTGTTGAAGTTGGATTCGGTGAAGGGCGTCGATTCCGGGGTTAGGGATGTCAGGAGGGCCGTGATAAAAAAGGCGATTGCTTTGCAGGAGAAGGTGGACAGCTCTGTTGCTGAAAATCCCCAAATCGACCAAACCCTAGAATTGCAATCCGAATCCCCTGTAAATTCGGATGAGACTCAGAATTCGCAGTCTCTGGAATTGGAATCGGCAGCCGAGCCCCAAATCGAAACTGTCCCACACGGCAATGCGTGGGGgtgcagagaggaagaagactCTGTGAGTGATAGCGAGTCCTCTGGATCGTCTTGTGAGGATTCGCCGAACCCGATGGAGGATGGGGTGGAGGATGTTAAGGTGGTGGAACGAGAGGaggcggcggaggaggagggagCTGGGGAGATTGTGAAGGATGATGAGAACAAAAGGAGCAGTAGCAGAGAGCTGCTGGAGAGGGTGGCGGAGGACAACGCGAAGATGATGGGAATGATGGAGGAGCTGTTTGAGAAGAACCAGATGCAGACGCGGATGCTGAGCTCGCTGTCGCAGAGGGTGGAGCAGCTGGAGAGGGCGCTTGTGTGTGAGAGGTtgaggagaaggaagaggagGCATGCTGCTGCAACTGCAGATTTCGTGTCCAAGTAA